A stretch of Brienomyrus brachyistius isolate T26 unplaced genomic scaffold, BBRACH_0.4 scaffold84, whole genome shotgun sequence DNA encodes these proteins:
- the LOC125727018 gene encoding serine/threonine-protein kinase PLK3-like isoform X2 → MTDLETGDTYAVKVIRLYSWGVEEVCEEVQILKTLRHKNVVGFSHSFEDDKFMYIFMELCSGQTLGDILKARGTLTEPEVRYYINQLISGLTYIHRQGYVHRDIKLENLFINDQMELKIGDFGLAVKLKPREKEVCGTPVYMAPEVWKREGHGREADVWALGCVMYQLLVGEIAFYADDYWEMLKNIKEAKFILPQNLSIEAGKLMGKIFRIDPRDRPSLSNVRRHKFFTKGFTPKTLPASSCNTPPKHKSVNPFKKIFNRFMRLIRKKRSRVEPLREDAEQSGLEIPQPVESLRVLEDVNRPMNKLTWSSWSKWLRDL, encoded by the exons ATGACCGATCTTGAAACTGGCGACACCTATGCTGTTAAGGTCATCCGGCTATATTCCTGGGGAGTGGAGGAG GTCTGTGAAGaagtacagattttaaaaacACTGCGGCACAAGAATGTGGTGGGGTTCTCCCACTCTTTCGAAGATGACaaattcatgtatattttcatggagttgtgcagtgggcag acactcggtgacattttaaaagctcGGGGGACTTTGACTGAGCCCGAAGTGCGATACTACATTAACCAGCTGATTTCAGGGTTAACATACATCCACCGGCAAGGTTACGTCCACAGGGACATCAAGTTGG aaaatTTATTTATCAATGACCAAATGGAACTGAAAATTGGGGATTTCGGACTGGCGGTCAAGCTGAAGCCGAGGGAGAA agAAGTGTGTGGTACTCCCGTCTACATGGCTCCAGAAGTGTGGAAACGAGAGGGCCATGGAAGGGAAGCGGACgtctgggcactgggctgtgtcat gtaccAGCTTCTGGTTGGGGAAATCGCATTCTACGCTGACGATTACTGGGAGATGCTCAAGAATATAAAGGAAGCCAAATTTATTCTACCGCAGAATCTCTCTATTGAAGCTGGGAAACTGATGGGCAAGATATTTAGAATCGACCCACGGGATCGCCCGTCACTATCGAATGTCCGTCGCCACAAGTTCTTCACAAAG GGCTTCACTCCAAAGACACTGCCAGCTAGTAGCTGCAATACACCACCAAAGCATAAATCAGTCAACCCATTCAAAAAGATTTTCAACCGTTTCATGCGCCTGATACGAAAAAAGCGATCCAGAG TTGAGCCTTTACGGGAGGATGCCGAGCAGAGTGGACTTGAGATCCCCCAGCCTGTGGAGTCACTCCGTGTTCTAGAGGATGTCAACAGACCAATGAACAAATTGACCTGGTCCAGTTGGTCAAAGTGGTTGAG GGACCTGTAG
- the LOC125727018 gene encoding serine/threonine-protein kinase PLK3-like isoform X1: MTQCTRNLERERSLPISSIPRVSYGSRFSSGEIMSVSEPSRAQMASEVPEILVDPKTLRSYGRDELLGQGACGKCYKMTDLETGDTYAVKVIRLYSWGVEEVCEEVQILKTLRHKNVVGFSHSFEDDKFMYIFMELCSGQTLGDILKARGTLTEPEVRYYINQLISGLTYIHRQGYVHRDIKLENLFINDQMELKIGDFGLAVKLKPREKEVCGTPVYMAPEVWKREGHGREADVWALGCVMYQLLVGEIAFYADDYWEMLKNIKEAKFILPQNLSIEAGKLMGKIFRIDPRDRPSLSNVRRHKFFTKGFTPKTLPASSCNTPPKHKSVNPFKKIFNRFMRLIRKKRSRVEPLREDAEQSGLEIPQPVESLRVLEDVNRPMNKLTWSSWSKWLRDL, encoded by the exons ATGACGCAGTGTACACGTAATTTAGAACGCGAGCGCTCACTACCCATTTCGAGTATTCCACGGGTTAGTTACGGATCGCGCTTCTCTTCTGGTGAAATCATGTCTGTCAGTGAACCTTCCCGCGCTCAGATGGCATCGGAAGTGCCTGAGATTCTGGTAGATCCCAAGACATTAAGGTCCTACGGCAGGGATGAGCTTTTGGGACAG GGCGCTTGTGGCAAATGCTATAAGATGACCGATCTTGAAACTGGCGACACCTATGCTGTTAAGGTCATCCGGCTATATTCCTGGGGAGTGGAGGAG GTCTGTGAAGaagtacagattttaaaaacACTGCGGCACAAGAATGTGGTGGGGTTCTCCCACTCTTTCGAAGATGACaaattcatgtatattttcatggagttgtgcagtgggcag acactcggtgacattttaaaagctcGGGGGACTTTGACTGAGCCCGAAGTGCGATACTACATTAACCAGCTGATTTCAGGGTTAACATACATCCACCGGCAAGGTTACGTCCACAGGGACATCAAGTTGG aaaatTTATTTATCAATGACCAAATGGAACTGAAAATTGGGGATTTCGGACTGGCGGTCAAGCTGAAGCCGAGGGAGAA agAAGTGTGTGGTACTCCCGTCTACATGGCTCCAGAAGTGTGGAAACGAGAGGGCCATGGAAGGGAAGCGGACgtctgggcactgggctgtgtcat gtaccAGCTTCTGGTTGGGGAAATCGCATTCTACGCTGACGATTACTGGGAGATGCTCAAGAATATAAAGGAAGCCAAATTTATTCTACCGCAGAATCTCTCTATTGAAGCTGGGAAACTGATGGGCAAGATATTTAGAATCGACCCACGGGATCGCCCGTCACTATCGAATGTCCGTCGCCACAAGTTCTTCACAAAG GGCTTCACTCCAAAGACACTGCCAGCTAGTAGCTGCAATACACCACCAAAGCATAAATCAGTCAACCCATTCAAAAAGATTTTCAACCGTTTCATGCGCCTGATACGAAAAAAGCGATCCAGAG TTGAGCCTTTACGGGAGGATGCCGAGCAGAGTGGACTTGAGATCCCCCAGCCTGTGGAGTCACTCCGTGTTCTAGAGGATGTCAACAGACCAATGAACAAATTGACCTGGTCCAGTTGGTCAAAGTGGTTGAG GGACCTGTAG